From Thalassotalea psychrophila:
AGTGTTTGGCCGAACGGAATCTCATATTAGTAGTGGTAGTACAGTGTTAGTCATTGAAAATGGCATGACTATATCTGAGTCATTTAAAGCCGGATTTAGTGAATGTTTAACACAACTACAGCAGTTGGTGAGTCAATTTGTTACTAAACAAAACTTACAAGTATTGAAAGAAATATCAGATACTTTGGCTCTAGCTAGACATGGACTCTGGTTATATAAAGATTATTTACCAAGCGATAAATCTGATTCGATCCGTAAGCAAATTAAAGCCGTTTTAGCTGAATTAGTTTGGGTTGAACCAGCATTACAAATCCGAGAATTAACCACTAAGAAAGGCAATTACAGGAAAAAAATTGAGTACAGTAAAAGTCTTTTAGCCGAGCTTAAAAATGAAAAGCATCAATTGATAGACTTTCAACAAATGCTTAAATTACTTCATGCCGAAGCGTTCAATAAATTACAATTAAGTATGTTGGAGTTTATTTTGAATGACCTAGACGAAGTGCATTCAACTGAGCTTTTAGATTTAGCGCCCAGTTGGCTTTCGTTAAATTTAGATACATTAGATAAAGCTATTCATCGAGATAAACCATTAACGTCTGCTGAATATATTGAAAATCACCATTTAATTATTAGAAGTTTATTAACCGGTAGTTGGTTTGGTGGTTTATACAGTGTTGATAAACGAATGGACTTTAGAGGGCCTTGGTTAGACATTCATTTAGGTATAGATGAGCTTGAAACATTGACTTTATTAAAGGGGCATCTGCAACAAAGTAGTGAAGATATTCCACAAAAACTTGTATGCTGGTTAGATGATAAAGTTGAAAATTTGCTATGTGCCTTAGAGCACTGTAAGGCGGCAGCGTTAAACTTACAGCCTTACTGGTTAAAATAGTTTAAAGCGTCATTTACATAGAAAATCTGGATCAACCTGCTATTAAATCAGCTAAAAATTTAGCTGATTTTTTCTAAAACTTTTACTAAAGAATCTACTTTTCTTTCAAGCATTTTATTGCGCTCGATTATCTCCGCGTTTTGTTTACGCAGCTCACGATTTCGAACATCTGTATTTGAAAATCCAATGAATGAACCTAGCACTTTAGTAACAATAAAACCCACTAAACCAAAGCCGATATAAAACATTAAAGTAGCAATGATTTTTCCGCCTGTAGATACAGGATGGAAATCACCGTAGCCAATAGTGCTAGCGGTCATTTGTAAGGTCCAAAAAGCTTCATAAAACGTGGTTATGTTGGCATCGACATGAGCACTTTCAAAATGTAACAAGGCGCCAGAGAACAGGAACATTATTACGTATAAAATGGCAAAGGCCATGCCGATAAGGTAACTGTTATGATAATTTTTAACGCCGAATTCATCGACTTTATAAAAACGTGCTTTGCGGATAATAACTAGCATAAAAATTGACACTCTTTAAACTGACTAATACCTGCTTATTCTACCTTTATAAGTTGAAAAATGTAGTAACGAGTTGTAATCAATTAACGATAGGTTTAATTTTCATTAACATATTCGATTAACTCATCCATTAATTTGCGCTTAATCTCTAGCTGCTTTGTAGGTGGTATGCCGTACTTTTCCCCTAGTACTTGATAGTCTTCACTACTCAAGGATACGGTTAAGCGTGGACGCTTTGGTTTTTTATGTACAGCTAAACCTAATATCATTCTGATTTGATCTGAGGGGCTAAGGCTAGCTTCTACCGCTGCTTTTCGAATTTCTTTTTGTACTTTCTCATCCATATCAAAAGCAACTTGTACAGCTTTTACAGCCTTAATATTAGACTGCCACTTTTCAGGTACCTTTCTAATCGTCATCTTAGCTCCCTGGATAATATTCTTTAATATCAGATGTTGGGCGATATAAATTCAAAAATACGTCGGTGTCACCATCTTGCCAAATTTGAATGTCAATTGAATATTGATCATCAACACCACGCAAACTATATAACTCAAATGCTTCGCCAGAATCTTCACCTTCAAACTCCGATGGTTTATTAGAACGATGATCTTGACGATGAAAATAACCCATTTGAGCAAAGGTAGTTTGCTGATATTGCTCACTTGTCCAACCCGCTGTTTGTGAGGAATCAACAAGTTTTGTTAATAATGCATTGCCTGGCTCATCGAATATTTCGGAGAATTCATCAAGATTAAACAGTTCTTCAATACAGCTATCAGCAACTTTTATTGTTAGCTTTAAGTATTGTTGTTGCCCTTGTTCAAGGCTTAAGTAAATTCGTTGATTTGCTGAGCCATCGAGTTGCCATTCGGTAATTTGATTATGTTCAAATTCATGGGTATTTATATTGGCTACTTGGAACTGTGTGTTGCGCAGGTTTTCGGGTAAAGCGAAGCTGTCAGAAAAAATAATGATATCTTTAATCATTAAATCTTTAGGTTGGGTTAATTGACGTTGTTTGTTGCTGTCTTTATTAAACAGCTTTTTGAAAAAGCTCATCTGTTACCATTAAATTCAGAATGATTAATCAGGCATTAGTAAACTAATGCCTTTTCAGTATATTTTATTACTTTTGCTTCGCTTTAATGCGTTCAAGTACTGAGTTTGCGCTATTATCTTGGCTACCGATACCAGCAGCTTTAAGTTGTGCTTCTAAAGAGCTATCAGAGTCTTCTGCATCTAGTACTTCAGCTGCTTTTAATTGATCATCAAATTTTTGCTGTTTAGCTTTAATGCGCTCAAGTGAATCTTTTGCGTTTAGCAATTTAGAGCTACTAGATGAAAAGTTATCGGTAATTGCCGATGTAGCTTTTTGCACGCTATCGGTGGTTTTAACCATAGAAAGCTGGCGTTTATATTCAGCTACTTGGCGTTCACCTTTTTTGACTAGATCTTTCAATCTATCAGCATTGGTACTAAAACTATCTAACGCTTGTTGACCTGTGCTTAACTCATTTTCTAAACTGGCAATTTTTTCTGCAACTTGTAGAGCTAGTGCTTCATTATTTTTTTCTAACGCTTGCGTGACAAAGCCTTCATGCTCGGCAATGTCGCGTTTCACTTTATCAACATCGCGGCTTGATGCCATTTGCTGCGCCATTACTGAAGTTAAATCACGCTTTGCTTTGGTTAGATGATTTTCAGCATCTCGAATTTCTTGTTCAAAAATACGGGTAGCATTAGCGTCTACTATGCCTTCGCCCATTTCAGTTGCGCCACCGCGAATGGCGGTCATAATCTTTTTAAAAATACTCATAAGTACTCCATTAATTCTTTACTAGATAGTGATAGTTTGTTGTTTATCGCATTTTGCTTTTAAACTAAAAACTCATCCATATCGTCTATTACTTCAATAGCATTATTACTAAGCACGGCTAATTCATGTTCAATATCATCAAATGAAGAACCAATTGAAAGTGCACCGAAAATGACATATTTATCGCCTATTTTCGAGAATGATGACAGTGGCATTGGAATATTCATTTCAAGCATTGCTTCTAACATTTCTACACGTTTTTCGCTTTCTACTTCTTCTTCACCCCATAGGTAGGTGATGCAAAGAATTTGATCATCGGTAACCGAGACAAATATTGGTAACTCTTCACGATCGGTGATAGTTATTTGTAAAACATCAACGTCACCTGATATTGGTTGGCAATCAAACGTTAGTCCTGTTGCCGACTGGTCAGCTAATACATTTAGATGATCAGCTATTTTATGAATGTTCATGGTTATCCTTTTCTAAATAAATCTGCTTCGCATTTTTATAAGTACCACGTCGTGGCGTTAAAAGTTAAAAGAGTGAAGCACTGGCATGACATAATATGTCGCGCTAAGTTGAATTTAGCACAATGACATAATATGTCAAACTTTAATTGTTAGGGCTGTAACGCTTTAAGGCCGCAAAGCTGCAGCGCCTTGACTCCTTACTGCCTTATAGCCTTGAAACCTTAAAGCATTAACGCTGTTAAGATTAATGCGATAGAAATGCTTACTGCCATTTCAACACAGGCAACACCAACATTATGTTGTTGGTCTACTTCTTCTGCCATGTTAATCCCCCATAAAACTATGCGCTTAGCAATAGACGTTAACACTGATACAACAACAGTCATTATCAGGCCAAATACTAGCCAGCCCATTAAGTTTTCTACAATAGTTTCTGGAGTATAAATTAGAAAATAACTCGCTGCGGTAACAGCAAGTGATGTTGAAATGATCTGACCACTATAACGAATCGCCAAAGCCACTTGCCCGCGGGTTAACGCTTCTTGCATACAGTCTTTTTGATTGTTTTTAGCGAAATGTACCTCGCGAATACGAGTGACTAGCACCAGTATTATTTGCGAAACCACAAAGCCACTACCTATGGCTACAAAGGTATAAACGTCTAATCCATCAACCCAGATTAAAACCGCACGAATCACTATAGCAGTAGCTATTACGCTCGCAGCATCAACAATGCCTACAGAAATATTTCGCTTTTTAATTTCGGCCATTTTGTCTAGCTGGTGTAGTGCAAATTTATCGTGAATTAAGCGTCCTAGCTTGATCAATATCAAGCCAAATAAGCCATATGAAAACATGCCTATAGCTTCAACTTCATAACTTGCCGAATGTTCACCAGTAATTGCACCAGTCATTACAATACCTAAGGCGGCGACAGAGCCTGCCACACTTACACCAAAGGCAAAATTGTCCTCTTTGGCTAGTTCGTCAGTAGTATTTACTTTAGCTGATAGGCCGGCAATAAAACGCATTGCAGACAATAGCAAAATTGCGATGCCTATATCGATGGCTAGTATGATAAGAATGTGCTGATCAATGGCAGCAAAATTTAATAAGTTATCCATAATTTTTCCTATTATCTTCTGCGTCTAAAGCCGCGAGATATGAATGATTTTCTTTTTTGACGAAAGCGCGGTTTAGTGGCTTGTTTTGAGTATCTTGATTTATTACTAAATTTAGATTTATTTGAGCCATTACTTCGAAATCTACTTGCCGTTTTTTGTGCATTTTGGCTTTGTTTTGATAAGCCAGATGAACCTTTACGGTTTTTGCTGTAAGTGCTAGTAAATTTTTGACCTTTGCTCTCAAATGACTTGCGGGTTCTAGTTTCTACTTGTGATTGCTTGCGCATATCCCTAGGGGAGGTATATCGGCTTCGACCATAA
This genomic window contains:
- a CDS encoding potassium channel family protein encodes the protein MLVIIRKARFYKVDEFGVKNYHNSYLIGMAFAILYVIMFLFSGALLHFESAHVDANITTFYEAFWTLQMTASTIGYGDFHPVSTGGKIIATLMFYIGFGLVGFIVTKVLGSFIGFSNTDVRNRELRKQNAEIIERNKMLERKVDSLVKVLEKIS
- a CDS encoding CYTH domain-containing protein, with protein sequence MDTEIELKYLVLGDNIPAVITNLLTQLKHPFSCETKTLANCYFDTPDLALRKADIGLRIRQNNKGEIEQTIKTAGVTVGGLHQRPEYNITLESADVNLTLFNQEIWPTGFDVKSVQEQLSPLFETNFKRMTWLITMPDNSQIELAFDQGEVRSSQSSEAINEIELELVSGNENSIFTLAHSLISVIEIRPGTLSKAARGYGLVFGRTESHISSGSTVLVIENGMTISESFKAGFSECLTQLQQLVSQFVTKQNLQVLKEISDTLALARHGLWLYKDYLPSDKSDSIRKQIKAVLAELVWVEPALQIRELTTKKGNYRKKIEYSKSLLAELKNEKHQLIDFQQMLKLLHAEAFNKLQLSMLEFILNDLDEVHSTELLDLAPSWLSLNLDTLDKAIHRDKPLTSAEYIENHHLIIRSLLTGSWFGGLYSVDKRMDFRGPWLDIHLGIDELETLTLLKGHLQQSSEDIPQKLVCWLDDKVENLLCALEHCKAAALNLQPYWLK
- a CDS encoding PspA/IM30 family protein, which translates into the protein MSIFKKIMTAIRGGATEMGEGIVDANATRIFEQEIRDAENHLTKAKRDLTSVMAQQMASSRDVDKVKRDIAEHEGFVTQALEKNNEALALQVAEKIASLENELSTGQQALDSFSTNADRLKDLVKKGERQVAEYKRQLSMVKTTDSVQKATSAITDNFSSSSSKLLNAKDSLERIKAKQQKFDDQLKAAEVLDAEDSDSSLEAQLKAAGIGSQDNSANSVLERIKAKQK
- a CDS encoding YjfI family protein, which codes for MNIHKIADHLNVLADQSATGLTFDCQPISGDVDVLQITITDREELPIFVSVTDDQILCITYLWGEEEVESEKRVEMLEAMLEMNIPMPLSSFSKIGDKYVIFGALSIGSSFDDIEHELAVLSNNAIEVIDDMDEFLV
- a CDS encoding DUF350 domain-containing protein; amino-acid sequence: MDNLLNFAAIDQHILIILAIDIGIAILLLSAMRFIAGLSAKVNTTDELAKEDNFAFGVSVAGSVAALGIVMTGAITGEHSASYEVEAIGMFSYGLFGLILIKLGRLIHDKFALHQLDKMAEIKKRNISVGIVDAASVIATAIVIRAVLIWVDGLDVYTFVAIGSGFVVSQIILVLVTRIREVHFAKNNQKDCMQEALTRGQVALAIRYSGQIISTSLAVTAASYFLIYTPETIVENLMGWLVFGLIMTVVVSVLTSIAKRIVLWGINMAEEVDQQHNVGVACVEMAVSISIALILTALML